The following is a genomic window from Phaseolus vulgaris cultivar G19833 chromosome 6, P. vulgaris v2.0, whole genome shotgun sequence.
AAAACAATGGAAAGATCACATCTGATACAGAAGAATTACAACAAtttcctattccactcttaaccAAAGGAAATCCTTAAGCTTTAATCCTTTTGGTAATCTGATCTCTTTGTTTTCAAAGATGTAAACACCAattatatattctaaaaattaGTCGTTTAAGACTTTTAATCAAGGGCCAAAACAATTTTGAATCATGGAAAACAAATTTTCCagacttaacaaattctcttaagatttttaaaaaacaatcgattgaaaactcgattcaaccgattgaattgaccTTGACTGTTAGGTCAACTAATTTCagctttttcaaatccttttcaaaactactaagtgtaaaacaaccgattgaaacgataaatcaATAGGTTGCTTTTTCActactttgaaaaacacttttcttttgaaagaacttgaTTGATCCAATTTTGGATTAAGCTAAGAGTGGATTGAGAAATTCTAATCTACCCATAACCCATGCCCACAAGCAGCAACCCAACCTTAAagcaatcttcatggatttggagacatcaaagctttaAGTTCAATAAAGATGAGAAGGAAAATTCATTTGAAAGGCTTCAATAATTTGCTGGAAAAGAGGGTCAAAACATTAGAAGAAGAGCTTGTtaattctaaaattgattttgaaaatctggagaTGATCTACAAGAACTCTTCTAGTGAATGCGACTCAAGGTTttttgaaaattgtgaatctcttgaaaagaaggttcaatATCTtattaaaactgtggataagtgatgaacatatatttattcacacacaatagccttaatcatagattattggactataataataaataaatccattgttttaattaatattcttataattgggtttatttgggccttaactattattattgttaattttgtgtttttagagtaaattatccggaggaagcatctacctttgtgaatgggccaaatatgcaaaagtccaagttgcttcttgaaccaaaacagaaaaaatattctgaggagaagaaagagaaaataaaagctacaagattccagaaacagaattggaagcaaatcttctgcaaaataaaaagaattatggaaagtaaaactatttacaaaatctaaactgcaatattttcccaagatccttggagcagaaaagcctataaaaggacacaagcatcaatgAGAAAAGagggagcttcatagggttttcttagtttattttcttagtaattcttttgttttgcctccgcatggaaggctaaacctttttggttgattcttttgtaattccccattaagttctgaggttttgttcaataaaagtttcgatttttaattctctatagcagttgtttttattgtctaatctcctggaaaactggtttttgtgagaggttgtacttgaacgcatgattgagagtcttccttatcttaaactttggtttcttagttagttcgcattgttctaattaatttcttgggcgcatgattcaagagagaggaggtaagcattcccatggagtatacgcatggaacaaagtgggtattgattaaactagtagacgcatactttactggtgagtttcagttgaatcagatcggcgcatgttcaatctggtttagctttgttggaggattgagaaaagattaatctttagacaacctgtgaagaattcaatggtggaagaacttgggatcaatcgctttttatttgttattttaatctcttttatattttctgcacaactatctcaaaccattttttttatctttattgttattgctaacttttattgcttgcagatagattttaaaccctgatcaactgattttactattggattcgttgggagacgacttggggacatttgttcacaattatactatcttctctctagtgttagacaagtctacgctagaatcatattaatttgacagcaaaacgacagctatcatgGACCCAAATTCTATTCCCAAAGGCATTTTAAgatgggttcctaaggtttgTAGGGATTCTAAAGTTCCAATTAATCCTGTTGGTACTCATGGAtccaaattaaaaaagaaaccaaatttttcCTACTAATATTTGTATCTTGCAGGGTCTCATGAATGCTTAGGCTCCTTTATGAAAAGGATGGTGCCTTAATTGAAAAGAAATCTGGTGTGAATGCTTTGATGACTAATCCTATGAACAAATATATTGTGCTGTGTAATACTACTGTCATAAGAGTTAAACACTCAAATATTAAAACTCTTATCTCTTACTATGTGTACTTGATTCATTATGATTTGATGAAACATTAATTGAATTGCTTTTCTTGTGCACATCTGTTATGAAAATATCTATGCATTATGGTTTTTGAGATCATTAAAATGTTTGTTCAAAATTgccaaagttttttttttattttgttttgtaaaattttctctagtgcagaaaaacaaccaattgttttcacgaaacaactaattgttttcTCTCAGTCAGTTTGGTTTGAAAGTTGTTTTGAAACCTTGTTCTTTGGTAAAACTGTTTCTCTTAATCCCAAATTATAATGGGTCAAAGGTGCTTTTATTGCTTTGAAAATAACTTATTGGAAGTTACATTGGTCTTAAagggaatatattccatatcattttggaaatttaagagattttatgactagtcaattCTCCATGTACTGGTCATGTGAATTTTGTTCAAAGGCTGACGTGGGTCAATTATTTCTCTgaacaagttttttttcttgaagAAATCAACCCACTAAAAGCCAAACTATGTAACtgcttttactattttataacCATATTTGTtcaagttgtttttcttcacaGAATCAACCCATTGATTATTCCTCTGCCTTTACAACAAAGTTGTTGTCTTCCTCCTTTTGCTTCTGATATTTCTTCCTTTCTCCATGGATTCAACACCTCCCTCCTCCAAAAGAATGAAAACTCGTGGTGTGAAAAGGGAAGGGCGCTTAGAAAATTAGTTTTCAGGAGAAGATGACAAGATTGAGAAATACCTACATGAAACAAGTAggaaagtcatcaacaatccaAAACCCATCtctttcaactggctgaaagaGTAGAAGCTTATTGAAGTAATGAGTCTCTTAAAAGATACTGTTGAGAAGATTCTTGGAGATGTCAGGGAACATCTATCCTGACCTTGTAAGAGTCttctacaccaatctcaaaatTGTTGACAATACCATCACTTCACATGTGAAAGAAGTTGACTTGGAAATAACTCCTAAAGTCTGGACTGCCATCACTGGTCTAAAGCTTGTTGGATTGAGAATTAATAAAGGGAATATTGGAGTGGTTGAAGAATTCAACAAAATGCAGTTCTATAGAAGCTGTTTGAATAATTCACAATCCAAGGTGAGAAACTTCTCTGTGGGAGGCTTGAGGCTAAACGAGAGGCTTATGGCCTTCATTGTTACATGGATGTTGACTTCTAGAGGAAGTAATCACGATGTGCTGACTGAGGAAGGTCTTGTTTTCatctattgcatcatgaacaagGTCAAGATAAACTGGATCCCTTggtatattttgttttttctcagATATATTCAAGCCAGACCCCAATTTCCTGAAGAATGAGAAGCATTATGAAGAGTTGAAGAAACCAATGCTGGGTGAGGACTCCGAGGATGAAGAGGAAGGCATGGATGCTGAGTgagatgatgaagatgaagaggatgaGTCCgatgaagaggatgaagaacAGATGCAAATAAAAGATGAAACAGAGACAAATCTTGTCAATCTTCGAAGGACAATATACTTAACAATTATGTGTAGTGCTTATTTTGAGGAAGCTGGTCATAAGCTTCTGAAAATTAACAATTATGTGTAGTGCTTATTTTGAGGAAGCTGGTCATAAGCTTCTGAAAATTAAGCTAGAGCCAGGTCAAGAGGTGAGCTTGGAATCTCtgctataatttattttcttttgctaAATTATCTACATGCtgcctttttcttattttaaactttttagtatgttaaatttatattttaaggaCATGGTAGAACTTCAGAAAATTGAATTCTCTCTTTCTTTATGTCTCCCTTGTATATACTCACTAATTTGCCAATTAGTATTTTTGAACTTGTTGatttttagatttgaatttAACTGAGTATCACATCGGTTCAAGGTTATTTTGTTCTTTAGTTGTTATTATCTGATTTAATGCTCTTTCATATGACCAGTGCATCAATGCCTAGCTGTTGTAAGCTATAACTATTATTAAGCATAGACTGCATCTATAAGTAGTTATTCAGATTGAACATTTTCCAGCTACAATCTATGGTTCTTCATTTGTTTACGTTATGCCTTCTTCTTATTTTAACTAACTATAGTTTGGTATTTTTATAATTGGTGGTAGATGGAGTTGTGCATTATGCTTTTGGAATCTTGCAGCCAAGAGAGAACCTATAGCCAATATTATGGTCTTCTGGGACAGCGTTTCTGCACGATCAACAAAGTACAccaagaaaattttgaaaagtgCTTTGTGCAGCAGTACTCCACGATTCACCGTCTTGAAACAAATAAACTGCGTAATGTGGCGAAATTTTGTGCTCATTTATTTGGCACATATGCTCTACCTTGGCATGTTTTATCATATATACGGCTGACTGAAGAGGACAAGATTCTCTTCCAGGTATTGAGAATCAAAATAAAGTATTTCTCTTGTTTCTTTATGCACCTGCATACTATTTCTCGAAGTTTGTTTGATCTTGCGTTATGGATTTGTTTGATTTTCTTCTTCAGATCATATCTTCGTTTAACTATGGCCTTTGAAATGTATCAATGTGATATGGTCATATAATATGGATGTTAGGGAGTCTTAACCACATAATGGAGGTTCTATGTTGATTGCCACATTATGTTCACATATTTGTATCTTGTAGTGATGTATTTGCAGATAGGGAAACACTGTAAACgatgtttatatttatataatatgcATAGGAAATCTATTAATGAAGGTATAAAGACCATCACAGCTTGAAAGAGAGAATAATAGGAAGGTTATGCAGAAATAATTCAAAGAAAGATGAATTATAGGAAAATTATTGTTGATTGTGAGGGTGTGTTTCAAAGGGTCATTAACTTCCAAAATTGATGGCCAATTTGCTAAGAAAATACTTATGTAGATGGAGAAAAAGTGTATGAGAAGTAAATACACTCACCTAAGACACTTACCTAGgttgtttgtaattttttggGAGGTTTTAAAGGCAAAAAGTATCTTCTATTATCTTATTCTCATCTCTTAAAAGGCAAAAAGTAACTAAAAGACATTAAAACTCACAAATTTAGATAGAAAATTAAGTTGGGGCAATTACTTCATGCACCAGATTAGTGCACCCAAATTCAGTATGAAAAGACCACAATGCCCTTAAATAAAATGGTGTACATATAAAAAAAGATTCTGATCCCCTTTTCTAGAATGTATCTGGATTTTTTTTCTGGAAATTTTTTTGTATtgtggatttttttattttaatgggattttgatttttgtttccaagtttttatttttggaacacaataatctcttttggatttatttttttggaatgtattatttctaattttgGATGAAATGAAGgacatttttgaaaatttaaaactatgtAGGGTGGAAGTTCAAAAAGATTGGGTGTAGAAGAATTCGCCTTTAAGTTGGTATTTAGAAAGTGAAAAATGATCATGGAACATAAATATTTTGAGAATGTTTCTTCCTGTACTCCATCATATTTCTCTCTGCATCCCATCAATTAGATCAAAATGTCTTTCGCTTTCATTCTAGAAAGTTCTTTAAAACATACTCTAGAAAATTTAGTTTGGAAAGCATATTCTGGGACGTATATAATACGTTTTGGAAATTCTATTACGAAAAACGTTTtttgagaatatttttttataaatttaagaaaatatgttATGAAAATATTATGGAAAAAGTGattcaaaagtatttttaaagGGGTAAAATAGGGATGGCATTGTGGGGGTGGGACATGCAAGTTGGTCCGCAACCCGCTACTAAAAAACACGAGACAGACTCACTAACCTAGCTCGTTGACCCGCTTAGGCCCATCCGCATAACTCACAACTTGCACGACCCAAAAGCGAGGCAAGTTGGTCCGCTGacctgaaaaaataaataaatattttttttgtaacaaAAATCATACCCTATTCACCCATTATTGCAATGtgacaattattttattttatttaaaaaagattgaatttaatgtactaaaagaagaatgttttattttaatcacttAAAGgggttagtttttttttatcaaaaataaaaattaaaggtataattaccttattcgtccctacatttagggtcaatattcaatttagtatactggtttttaaaagaatcaatttggtccctatgtTTTTTAAATGTATCCAAATTGGTCATTTTCGTTAAATCTCAGCTTACAACGTCAAGTTATGCTTATGCGGCAGAGAGaggtgcttatgtggcagatAAAGATGCTTATGTGGCAAAGAGATGTGagtttctctttctctttctttctctttcaacCTTGCCTTCAAGTTCTCCACCACCGCCGGGTCAATCTCCGTCATCCCCAACGTCCTCACTCCCTGTTCGTCGCTCTGCTGCGGGCAGCCGCTAGGTATGTAAGCAGGTGGCACATAACCGTGCTAGTTCTCCATATTGCTTCTACAAAAATCAACCCATCAATCAAACTTCTTCCAACAATTCCTCTAAAAGCATTTATGaacaaaaataagagaaaatagTGTGAAACCGATAAACCCCAGCTTGATCGCATCCAACTTAGAACGAAAAGcttcaaaatttgattaaaattgaaattcaaCATCAACCCAACTAAAATTCAAATTATCtttgataaaagataaaaaaaaggtgCCCCATTACTTACCCTGAGAGATTTATAGCACCACAACAATGAACAAACACTGTAAGTTGAGTTTTCATTCTGATTTTAAAGCGAAATCATCAAATTGGGAGAAATCAGATTTGACCCAAATGTTCGTTCTTACAAAAAAACATAGACATCGGTAACCAAAGAAAGGTGAATCATAGacgaagaaaaaagaaataagttTTACCTTGGAAGGTTGAGAAAGAGAAGCAATCGCCACTAAGCGCGACAACACAACCATGCCTTGTGAAGGCGGAACGTGCTTGGTGCTCCGACCACCGCTCTTACCCGGTTTAGAGAGTTCGGTTTGGGATTCAAATGTGGAAGGGTCTGGTGAGACCTTCCAGCTCTTGTAGGGACGAAGGGGGATTTTCAAGGCACGAGAGTTTGCGTGAGGAAGGACATTGTTTAGTTTGAAGTTCGCCTGAGCGCGACGGCGAAAGAGGAGGTAACTGGGTGGGTTGAGGTTTGATTAGGGATTGTCCTTGACCTAACGTCTGTTCGTCCATCTCTTTAACACGTAAACACCTTTCTCTGTCACATAAGCACCtctctctgccacataagcatAGTTGACGCCGTAAGATGAGATTTAACGGAAATGAccaatttaaatacattttaaaaaacatggggaacaaattgattattttaaaaaccactatactaaattgaatattgaccctaaatgtaaggacgaataaggtaattataccaaaattaaataaataagaacaaCTTTAAGGGTGATCCAACTCATGTACAAAATCGCACAGAAAACGAACAACCCCTCCTCCTAGAAGTTTGCTCCTAACTTCCTACTAGAATAAAAACAATCTGACCAACCTAAATAAATCACTGAATACATACAAACCAGGGGATCCAGACATTagttagaaaaagaaaaacaagcatAATAGACTTTAGATGTTACCCTATGACCAGACCTTTAGTTGAGCCATGAAATTGGTGAGGGCAGCCCAGTATGGGAAGAAATACAAGCAACCCTGATGTTAGCACGAGGAGCGACAGATGACAGAGTTGTGTATGTTAGAGGGCAATCACATATGAATGATTGATTATGTATTAAGataattattgtaatatttttatccatGAACGATGTTGTTGTTTGAACTTAAACTTTAAGTATAACTTAATTTTGTGTTTGACCTTATGAATACCTTTTAATGTTGATTTTACTTATATTCTTTAAATTGATTTGGTTTATAAAAGTACCAAAACCATCATATTGCCAAAAAAAAGTTGAGGATGATTGGCTTCTGGATATGTATATCCGGAAGCATGATGGTGCCTTCTGGATAAAGATGTCCGTAGTCAAAGAGTGTTAATTCTGGATGACAATATCCGTAGACAAACATAACACTTTCGGATACAAATATCCGTAGACAAAGCTGATCCTTCTGGATGCCAATATCCGTAGGCAAAACTGACACTCCCGAATGCCAATATACATATACAAATATGTGACTTTCGAATATTGACATCCGTAAATAAATATGTGAAAAGGGCAAAGTtggatttaaaaaattatgtcaagtgcaaataagaaatatatggtgcagaaagaaattgtctgaattaagtaaaaaaaaaaccaatttaGTGCAGTCCAATAAAAAGGAAACAGAGCCCTAATTCCCTAAATCACACGACACAACAATGCAACGGTAATTGCAGCACTACCCATCTCTCTTATATGATGAACGGCACCACCGTCGACTTGCCACCCGCGACCACCGCAACCCGCAACCACTGCAACCGCACGAACCACAACCGGCGACCTCCGCTGCACAATCGCCACCACCGCGCGACCTGCTCCGCTCCATCGCCACTATCGCCGCACTTGTTCAGAGAAGACGGACGAAAGGGGTGAACCCTTTTTCAGTTACAATGAATGAAAATGACTTTGGTCAAAAGGTTCAAGCTTTTAGCAGTTTTGGTGCCTTCATGACTTTGCCTCTGTTCCACTCCATTTTTGTGCCTTTAGCTATTTATCAGCTGGTGTGCTCTCCACCTATACCCTTTTGTATTTGTGCTGTTgttattatttgttttgttaCCATGCTTTAAATTGATGATTATGGTTTTTGTGTAGTATCTCTCTGGTAATTGCTGAATGGACACTAGAAAACTACTACCTCTTTTGAGAGCTTGTAAGAATTCCAAGTCACTGAAGCAAATCAAGCACATTCATCAGAAAGTTGTAACATTGGGCTTGCaaaatgatatttatttatgCAAGAACCTGATTAACCTATATCTTTCTTGCCATTTGTATGATCATGCAAAGTGTGTTCTTGATACCATGGAAAATCCATGTGAGATATCCTTGTGGAATGGCCTGATGGCAAGTTACACTAAGAATTACATGTATGTGGAAGCCCTAGAGCTTTTTGAGAAGTTGTTACATTACCCTTACCTGAAACCTGATAGTTATACTTACCCTAGTGTTATTAAGGCTTGTGGGGGGCTGTGTAGGTTTGAGTTGGGAAAACAGATCCATACATGTTTGATAAAAACTGGTTTAATGATGGACATTGTTGTTGGAAGCTCTCTTGTGGGTATGTATGCAAAATGCAATGCATTTGAGAAAGCTATGTGGCTGTTCAATGAAATGCCTCAGAAGGACGTGGCATGCTGGAATACAGTAATTTCTTGTTATTACCAAAGTGGAAACTTCGAAGAGGCCCTACAATATTTTAGCTTGATgagaaaatttgaatttgagCCGGATTCGGTTACAATCACAACTGCTATTTCCTCGTGTGCTAGACTTTTGGATTTGAACAGGGGAATGGAAATTCACAAGGAGTTGATTAATAGTGGGTCTCTGCTGGACAGTTTCGTTAGCTCTGCTCTTGTTGAGATGTACGGAAGATGTGGTCACCTAGAAAAGGCTCTAGAGGTTTTTGAGCTGATGCCTAAAAAGACTGTTGTTGCTTGGAATTCCTTGATTAGTGGATATGGTTTGAGAGGTGACAGCATATCATGCATTCGACTTTTAAAGAGGATGTACAATGAAGGAGTCAAGCCAACTTTGACTACTTTAAGTAGTTTACTAATGGTTTGTTCACGATCTGCTCGACTACTCGAGGGGAAGTTTGTACATGGGTATATAATACGAAACAGAATACAACCtgatgtttttattaataattcacTCATGGATCTATACTTCAAATGTGGAAGGGTAGGGTTAGCCGAAAACATCTTTAAATTAGTACCAAAGTCCAAGGTAGTTTCTTGGAATGTCATGATTTCTGGATATGTGGCTGAAGGGAAACTTTTTGAAGCCCTTGGCCTCTTTAGTGAAATGAGAAAATCTTATGTTGAGCCAGATGCTATTACTTGTACCAGTGTTTTAGCAGCTTGTTCTCAACTAGCAGCTCTAGACAAAGGTAAAGAGATTCATAATCTGATTATGGAGAAAAAATTTAACAACAATGAAGTGGTTATGGGAGCTCTCCTGGATATGTATGCAAAGTGTGGTGCTGTAGATGAAGCATTCAGTGTTTTCAAATGTTTGCCAGAAAGAGATCTGGTGTTCTGGACTTCAATGATTACTGCTTATGGGTCCCATGGTCAGGCCTATGAAGCTTTGAAGCTTTTTACTGAAATGCTGCAATCCAATGTAAAACCTGATAGGGTTTCTTTTCTTGCTGTATTATCTGCTTGTGGCCATGCTGGGTTGGTTGATGAAGGATGCCATTACTTCAATCAAATGATAAATGTTTATGGCATTAAACCTAGAGTTGAACATTATTCATGCTTGATTGATCTTCTTGGACGTGCTGGAAGATTGCATGAAGCATATGAGATTCTGCAAAGAAACCCTGATATCAGGGATGATGTTGGGTTGTTAAGCACGTTATTTTCTGCATGCCGTTTGCACAGAAATATTGATCTGGGAGTTGAAATTGCAAGAATTCTTATCGATAAGGATCCTGACGATTCATCAACCTACATTCTCTTGTCAAATATGTATGCTTCCGCACATAAATGGGATGAGGTACGGAAGGTGAGATCAAAGATAAAGGAGCTTGGATTAAAGAAGAATCCAGGTTGTAGTTGGATTGAAATTAACCAAAATATCCTTCCTTTTTTTGTTGAAGACAATTCACACTTGCATCTAGAATTGGTTTATAAATGCCTCTCATATCTCACTGGTCACATGGATGATGAGTCTAAACCatttatatatcattttgaTGTTGAACACTGAGATTTGGCTAGTTTTTTCAATTAGCTTGGAAGCTGCACGCAATGAGAATCCTAAGACAATGATTCTTGGTATGAGTAACTGCCCTTTACATGTCtaataaaaatccagaaaaggAACCAAAAAAGACATCAACGCAAAAAGAAATTTGCCTGTGCTTTGCTGGATTGCAGATTTCGTCTAGGATTGCTAGATGGATTAAAGAAGCTACCATTCATAacatggaagaaaaatgtaatttaTTCAAATGCTCATCTAATTTTGTCTATTTAAAGTGTATGCTCTCACAAAGACTGAGAGCTTCTCTCTTAGAGGTCAAATAAATAAGCAAAAAAGGTCGAGCTTTAAAGTGATAGATTTGCCAGTTAGCGCAATAGCATTGTATTCTTACGTTGGGCAATTCAATTTGTGGTATAAAGAGGATTCTCTctatgactattttttttttatccaattaCTTCTAATTTTATCcttatactaatattttattttattattttacagaTATATGATAAGggtttctttttaatttaattattattgtttttattagaaGTGGAACAGTTTTTAACCGATAAATGATTAGAAGTGGAAAGGTTTTGAACCTGATTAGAATAACTGTTTTCATGCTGCACCAGACATAGTTATTCAAATTCATAAAGAAAAATCAGAATCCAAATTCGTTTATGGTATCCGGAATAATCAGTGCAGATTCAGAGTTATTCAGAGTTTTATAGAAGTTTCAAAGTTCAATGTTACAggatttgaatattttttattc
Proteins encoded in this region:
- the LOC137831079 gene encoding pentatricopeptide repeat-containing protein At5g27110 — translated: MDTRKLLPLLRACKNSKSLKQIKHIHQKVVTLGLQNDIYLCKNLINLYLSCHLYDHAKCVLDTMENPCEISLWNGLMASYTKNYMYVEALELFEKLLHYPYLKPDSYTYPSVIKACGGLCRFELGKQIHTCLIKTGLMMDIVVGSSLVGMYAKCNAFEKAMWLFNEMPQKDVACWNTVISCYYQSGNFEEALQYFSLMRKFEFEPDSVTITTAISSCARLLDLNRGMEIHKELINSGSLLDSFVSSALVEMYGRCGHLEKALEVFELMPKKTVVAWNSLISGYGLRGDSISCIRLLKRMYNEGVKPTLTTLSSLLMVCSRSARLLEGKFVHGYIIRNRIQPDVFINNSLMDLYFKCGRVGLAENIFKLVPKSKVVSWNVMISGYVAEGKLFEALGLFSEMRKSYVEPDAITCTSVLAACSQLAALDKGKEIHNLIMEKKFNNNEVVMGALLDMYAKCGAVDEAFSVFKCLPERDLVFWTSMITAYGSHGQAYEALKLFTEMLQSNVKPDRVSFLAVLSACGHAGLVDEGCHYFNQMINVYGIKPRVEHYSCLIDLLGRAGRLHEAYEILQRNPDIRDDVGLLSTLFSACRLHRNIDLGVEIARILIDKDPDDSSTYILLSNMYASAHKWDEVRKVRSKIKELGLKKNPGCSWIEINQNILPFFVEDNSHLHLELVYKCLSYLTGHMDDESKPFIYHFDVEH